The window TGTCGTTGTTCAAGAGTGCTTGTAATGATTGTTTCGAACATGCGTCGGTGAAAGCAGTGAACCCCGCATAAATCGAAAATGCAATCCTTCCAAATACGTTCCAACGGGTCTCCGAAGACTGTTTGTTCCCGATTTTTGGCGGTATTTGACGTGTTGAAGACCAGCGCCGTCTGGGCGCGCAACAGACCTGTCGGGACTCCTTCCCCACTGTCACCTTCGAGGAATTCGTATGCAACCCCCGGCCGGACAATGCGGTCGACCCAACCGGTCAATATGGCTGGAGGCATTCCCCACCAGTTCGGATGTACAATGATGATGCCATCGGCAGAGGCAAGATCCTGACAGTGTGTTTCGATGTTGGAAGGAAGCGGGCTTGAGCGAGAAATTTCTGGACCGGGAAGAAGTGGGTCAAATCCTTGCTCATAGAGATCGTGACGAAGGACATTGTGCCCGAGCGCACCGAGTGTGGAATGCGCCCGTTCGAAAATGGCATGATTAAAGCTGCCGGGGGTGGGGTGAGCGACAATGAGAAGAATTGTCATAGAAGAGAGTTCCTTATTGAACAACAAGCATGCCAGCGCTTACCTCGGCGGCTTTGGCTGGACCGAAGAGTCGAGTTGTCAGACGCAAGGCAAATTCTATTGCGGTTCCTGGACCGGCACTCGTCACGATGTGGCCGTCTTCAACAACAGTATCAGTCGAGCGACGGTCTTCCGGAATAGTATCGATGAATCCCGGGTACGCCGTGGCCATTTTGCCCTCAAGTAAGCCTATTTCGTTCAGTACCACAGCCGGAGCGGCGCAAATAGCGCCGATCAATCCTTGATGTGCGTTCTGTGCGGCCAATATCTTCGTTAAAGCTTCGGAAGCACGCAAATTTGAGGCTCCGGGCATCCCTCCAGGAAGGGCAACGAGGTCGAACGTGCAGTTTTCGACCATGGACAAGGGTTCGTCAGCGATAACACGGACGCCGTGTGCACCGGTCACGGTTTTTTCTTCTGCCAGTGAGCATACGGTAAGGTCGGCTCCGGCGCGACGTAAAACATCTATCATGGTCATGGCTTCAATTTCTTCAAAACCGTCGGCGAGTGGAATCAATACGGTCTTGGACATGCTTTCCTCCTTAACAGGGTGACTGGAAACATGTGCATTTTATCGTATTTAAAATACGTTGCAAGGTGTGGTTGTGAAAGAAAGGCAGAGAAGGGTCAAGTTTTTTTCTTTTGTGCCGATGAAAGACAATGGAAAGGCATCATTGCCTTCTTGCTTAGGCCGTTCTTGTGCGTTAAATAATAATATACACGTGAAAAAAAGAGGTGTGTCATGAATGTTTCCGCGCTTGCTGGCGCCGGGACCATGCTTGGGTATATCGACAAGCAAACGCTCGGGGCTTCTGTTGTCAGTCAAACCCTGGATAACCTCAACAACTCATCCTCTTCTATGAGTTCCATGGCGACAACGCCTAGCGAATTCAACGCCTCCCTTGTTACACAAACCTTGGATACACTCAATTCTGGCTTCAATCCGGGCAGTTCCGACGCGATGAGCCAGACATATGATTTGAGTAAAGACGTCTTGGGGGCGTACATGACGGGGAAGGGGGTCTTTGCAAATTCGAGTGTGTAATAACCTCATCAAGACCTTCGCGCGTTACAAGACCGTGCATGAGCGCGGCAATCGGTGTTCAAAGCCGGTTGCCGCTTTTTTTTGATAAGAGCAGAAGGATTGGGAACACGGTTGTTGCCCATTGCCGTCGAGGTTTGATAGGATGGTACAATATGCACATAAAAGGAGAGCGTTCATGAATGTACTTATCGTCTATTATTCCTTGTATGGCCACATTCACAGTATGGCACAAGCCATGGCTGAAGGAGTGGGGGAAGTTGAAGGAGCCACACCCATCCTCAAACGAGTTCCTGAAACGCTGAGTGATGATATCCTGACCAAAATGGGAGCTCTGGATATCCAAAAAGGTATGTCCAGCATCGAAGTGGCCACCCCACAAGATTTAGCTGCTGCCGATGCGGTCATTTTCGGCACCCCGACGCGTTTCGGAAATATGTGCGGACAGATGCGTCAGTTTCTCGATGCGACAGGACAACTCTGGGATACGGGGGCACTGGTTGGGAAAGTGGGAAGTGTTTTCACTTCATCCAACACGCAGCATGGTGGGCAGGAAAGTACTATTTTAAGCTTTCATATCTCATTGCTTCATCATGGCATGGTCATTGTAGGCTTGCCGTATGCTTATGAAGGCCTCATGAATACGTCTGAAGTCTGCGGCTGCTCGCCATATGGTGCGTCCACGGTTGCCGGGGCTGATGGAGCGAAAACGCCGAATGATACGGAATTGCGTGGTGCTCGTTTTCAGGGACGGCATGTTGCAACGATTGCCAGTAAACTCATTGGCTGATTCAGGTTGAACAAAGAGCTCTTCCATAAATGCCTTATGAGATGATCACGGGCCTGTAGAGCCTGACACACCGAAAGGGCCCCGGCGAATTGAATTCGCCGGGGCCCTTTCGGTGTGTGTGCGTCGTCTGATTCTATTATCTAACCGCGAAGAATGACGGTATCACCATCACGTTTCACGGAAACAGCGGATTTGGTTTCATTCAGAGCGCCGTGGAAAGACATTCCCGTGTTGAAGGACACATTGACATTAGCGTTTTCGGGCATGGCTTCCAAAGCAGCTTTGAGTTCTTTCACGGTCATGGCGCGTCTCCTTATGTAGAGCCAAAGGGCGTCAGAGGTATTACTTTTGTTTTGGTTGGTTAACTAACCAACCGGCAAGGTCGTTTCTAGTTGGTTGACCAACCAATGTCCAGCGTTTTTTTCCATGAATTTGATATTTTTTTCTCAATCTTCATGAAGGTGCTGTAATGTACTGATTTGTATGGTGTTTAGATGGTGTGATTCGTGGAGAAAGTTGTATCTAATCTCGTCCTCAAATTGTTTTGTAGGCGTACTTGGGTGCGAATGCACAGAATGGAGAGAAATATTTCTCCTGGTTGTTGGAAAAAATCTGTAATTCGAGGAATCTTTCATTGGATCAAATTAGTGCACCCCACACGAAGCCAAGTAGGCTCCTAGTTTTTTATCTGTGCCATGGATGTGATCCACGAGCCAATTGCTTAAGAAATTGATGAGATCTATGGAGTTCGCGGCAGTCTCGGTTTGTTCATGAAGACGAATTTGAGAAATCTTATCAATGAACTTCTGGTGTTCTTCTTTATGAGGGAGAATTTCTGGGTAGGTATGTTGCTCCATAAATGCTTCTTCTGTTCCGAAATGCGTTATTGCGTACTGATGCATTTGTTCTAAAATAGAATGAACAGGGTCCGTATTCGTCTGATTCTGCATAGCGTCGTAGAGTGTATTCACCATGCGCAGAAGCTGGTGATGTTGCTCGTCCATAATGTGTATATTGACAGAAAGGCTTTCACTCCATTCAAGTATAGCCATAGTGTGCTCTCTTGTATTTGATGTTGATTTCTTTCATATTTTCCATGAGCAGAAGGAGTAAATGTGAAATATTCTGGCCGCTTTGTTCAGAGCAAGCGGTGTAAAAGTGAAAAATGTAAAAAAATATTTGAGAATTGCAAGAGTATGGTGGATATCGTCTGCTTATTGAGATTTAATTCGGTTTGCCTGGGCGTTTATGGGCATTATTA of the Desulfovibrio inopinatus DSM 10711 genome contains:
- a CDS encoding NAD(P)H-dependent oxidoreductase, producing MTILLIVAHPTPGSFNHAIFERAHSTLGALGHNVLRHDLYEQGFDPLLPGPEISRSSPLPSNIETHCQDLASADGIIIVHPNWWGMPPAILTGWVDRIVRPGVAYEFLEGDSGEGVPTGLLRAQTALVFNTSNTAKNREQTVFGDPLERIWKDCIFDLCGVHCFHRRMFETIITSTLEQRHAWLDEVESTVREYFPARHSSS
- a CDS encoding DJ-1 family glyoxalase III, yielding MSKTVLIPLADGFEEIEAMTMIDVLRRAGADLTVCSLAEEKTVTGAHGVRVIADEPLSMVENCTFDLVALPGGMPGASNLRASEALTKILAAQNAHQGLIGAICAAPAVVLNEIGLLEGKMATAYPGFIDTIPEDRRSTDTVVEDGHIVTSAGPGTAIEFALRLTTRLFGPAKAAEVSAGMLVVQ
- a CDS encoding bacteriohemerythrin, producing MAILEWSESLSVNIHIMDEQHHQLLRMVNTLYDAMQNQTNTDPVHSILEQMHQYAITHFGTEEAFMEQHTYPEILPHKEEHQKFIDKISQIRLHEQTETAANSIDLINFLSNWLVDHIHGTDKKLGAYLASCGVH
- the wrbA gene encoding NAD(P)H:quinone oxidoreductase yields the protein MNVLIVYYSLYGHIHSMAQAMAEGVGEVEGATPILKRVPETLSDDILTKMGALDIQKGMSSIEVATPQDLAAADAVIFGTPTRFGNMCGQMRQFLDATGQLWDTGALVGKVGSVFTSSNTQHGGQESTILSFHISLLHHGMVIVGLPYAYEGLMNTSEVCGCSPYGASTVAGADGAKTPNDTELRGARFQGRHVATIASKLIG